The Nitrospirales bacterium genome includes a window with the following:
- a CDS encoding response regulator: MSSKEQVILLVEDHPDDEELTMRALAKNNIMNEVVVARDGVQALEYLFGTGAYAGRDLSQMPQIILLDLKLPKIDGLEVLRRLRADDRTKFLPVVVLTSSKEEHDVVKSYQLGANSYVRKPVDFQEFTKAVQQLGLYWLILNESAAEVQKV, encoded by the coding sequence ATGAGTTCAAAGGAACAAGTGATTCTATTGGTCGAAGATCATCCTGATGATGAAGAGTTGACGATGCGAGCGCTCGCGAAAAATAACATCATGAATGAAGTCGTCGTGGCACGTGATGGCGTGCAGGCTTTGGAATATCTCTTCGGGACTGGCGCCTATGCCGGTCGTGACCTGAGCCAGATGCCGCAAATCATCTTGCTCGACCTCAAGCTGCCGAAGATTGATGGGCTCGAGGTGTTGCGACGATTGCGTGCCGATGATCGAACGAAATTTCTTCCTGTTGTGGTGTTGACTTCCTCCAAAGAAGAGCATGATGTCGTCAAAAGTTATCAATTGGGTGCGAATAGTTACGTGAGGAAACCCGTAGATTTCCAAGAATTCACGAAGGCTGTCCAGCAGCTTGGCCTCTACTGGCTCATTTTGAATGAGTCGGCGGCTGAAGTGCAGAAGGTGTAG
- a CDS encoding ATP-binding protein: MSKIFSSILQQLHERTILIISILFGICLVVMLIHITHLKTQMVKTVAVTSADVYTRALMEMRNLYTSEVVERVRANGVVVTHEYENQPGAIPLPATLSAKLGERMGVQRPGEQTRLYSPHPFPWRGPSGGVHDSFESEAWNYLSEHPGDVFLRFQEVDGQPTLRYATADVLRPECVDCHNSHPESPKHDWETGQVRGVLEILYPLRSLETLTGVNMRSTYGLMSLLALLWLGGVGLVVSKLRRTSDELEVRVQQRTLDLQRTNEQLEQEIRERQLAERALREVRDHLEQRVHERTAKLAEANAELVKEVKERKLAEEGVRKLNADLLEQKAQLEASNKELEAFSYSVSHDLRAPLRGIDGFSQAVLEDYGDKLDNAGKGFLERVRSASQRMSKLIDAMLHLARLTRAELHVQPVDLSALAQQIIGELNRVDPDHDVAWRVEEGMKTTADPNLLRVVLENLLGNAWKFTAHTSDATIEMGITQYRDRSAFFVRDNGAGFDMTYVHKLFGAFQRLHAFSEYPGVGVGLATVQRIIQRHGGQIWAEGMVGAGATFYFTL, translated from the coding sequence ATGTCAAAGATTTTCTCCAGCATATTGCAACAACTCCATGAGCGAACCATTTTAATCATCTCGATCTTGTTCGGGATTTGTCTGGTCGTCATGCTGATCCATATCACCCATTTAAAGACCCAAATGGTCAAGACGGTGGCCGTGACGAGCGCTGATGTCTATACCCGAGCCCTGATGGAAATGCGCAATCTCTACACAAGTGAAGTCGTGGAGCGGGTGAGAGCCAATGGGGTTGTCGTGACGCATGAGTATGAAAACCAGCCAGGCGCCATTCCTCTTCCGGCGACGTTAAGCGCAAAACTCGGCGAGCGGATGGGTGTGCAACGTCCGGGTGAACAGACTCGACTCTACAGTCCTCATCCGTTTCCCTGGCGTGGGCCGTCAGGAGGCGTACATGATTCATTTGAATCCGAGGCTTGGAACTATCTATCGGAACATCCTGGCGATGTCTTCCTGCGGTTTCAAGAGGTAGACGGCCAACCCACTCTTCGCTATGCCACCGCCGACGTGCTGCGGCCGGAATGTGTGGATTGTCACAATTCCCATCCCGAAAGCCCCAAACATGACTGGGAAACAGGGCAGGTTCGCGGTGTGTTGGAAATTCTCTATCCGCTCCGGAGTCTGGAGACGCTTACTGGCGTGAATATGCGGAGTACGTATGGACTCATGAGCCTTCTGGCGTTGCTCTGGCTAGGGGGCGTGGGACTGGTCGTGTCAAAGCTCCGTCGAACCTCAGATGAACTAGAAGTTCGCGTGCAACAGCGGACGCTGGACCTTCAAAGAACGAATGAACAATTGGAGCAGGAAATTCGAGAGCGTCAATTAGCGGAGCGCGCGCTACGCGAAGTAAGAGACCATTTGGAGCAACGCGTCCATGAGCGGACCGCAAAATTGGCCGAGGCCAACGCCGAACTTGTCAAGGAAGTGAAGGAGCGCAAACTGGCTGAAGAGGGCGTTCGAAAACTCAATGCGGATTTGCTGGAACAAAAGGCTCAGTTGGAGGCCAGCAATAAAGAACTCGAGGCCTTTAGCTATTCAGTCTCTCACGATTTGCGCGCGCCGTTACGAGGCATAGACGGGTTCAGTCAGGCTGTTCTTGAAGATTATGGAGACAAACTTGACAACGCCGGGAAAGGATTCTTGGAGAGAGTCCGTTCAGCGAGTCAGCGCATGTCGAAGTTGATCGACGCCATGCTTCATCTCGCCCGTCTGACGCGTGCGGAATTGCACGTGCAGCCGGTGGATTTGAGCGCGTTAGCGCAGCAGATCATCGGAGAACTCAATCGGGTGGACCCGGATCATGACGTCGCGTGGCGAGTGGAGGAAGGAATGAAGACCACAGCCGACCCGAACCTCCTCCGTGTGGTGCTGGAAAATTTGTTGGGCAATGCCTGGAAGTTTACGGCCCATACGTCGGATGCCACGATTGAAATGGGGATCACGCAGTACAGGGATCGGTCGGCATTTTTCGTCCGAGATAATGGGGCGGGTTTTGACATGACCTATGTTCACAAATTATTCGGAGCTTTCCAACGATTGCACGCGTTTAGCGAGTACCCTGGCGTGGGCGTGGGGTTGGCGACCGTGCAGCGAATAATTCAACGTCACGGTGGACAAATTTGGGCCGAAGGCATGGTGGGAGCTGGAGCCACATTTTATTTTACGTTGTGA
- a CDS encoding RNA-binding protein, translating to MSAKLYVGNLPFSTTDQELQEVFATHGAVISATVIMDRFSGRSRGFGFVEMSSPDEAQQAISALHESELDGRPLIVNIAKPRETRPPFRPESRGEEASGSTHAEG from the coding sequence ATGAGCGCAAAACTGTACGTCGGAAACCTGCCGTTTTCGACGACCGATCAAGAATTACAAGAAGTCTTCGCGACTCATGGAGCCGTGATATCAGCGACCGTGATCATGGATCGATTTTCAGGACGTTCACGTGGTTTTGGGTTTGTGGAGATGAGTTCTCCGGATGAAGCCCAACAGGCCATTTCGGCCTTACATGAGTCTGAACTTGACGGACGTCCACTCATCGTGAATATCGCCAAACCTCGCGAGACGCGACCTCCGTTTCGTCCAGAATCGCGTGGAGAGGAGGCATCTGGAAGCACTCACGCGGAAGGCTAA
- a CDS encoding DUF2791 family P-loop domain-containing protein, which yields MELHPQDWLSTVRQEYLKRFVKRGGSAVKFVIAENTPASELLHPQLDTMAREEGFCSVHVESSETKVHMADRLFHQVARLIDWDSLAYQFVARLLQENGYQMPEDRSQFNLADVAKLNDRAEPLLRRDLNSWLERAIFQDPALCQEFKMAMIRLCLAQLDSGEGSPFMTQAVNEWLRGELRQLSALKEALIFQKIVRHNARHMFASLSHWVRLAGKHGLVLTINIDRYVVAKRPPQPEGFYYSPAASMDVYEVLRQFIDGTDEIEGLLLIVMAPGEFLTDARRGLSRYEALKLRIWDEVRDRTYQNPLGALIRLGNAPIGIVPQGVAEETGSEFNSAEVAGNVSHQRVIESLRSGVPNRDVVQALGSHQPEIEGKFQGLLQELAPRVETNTMAKGLLIAGGFGSGKSHLLESLQHMALEHNVVCSPIVISKETPFHNVATLFRAAVDSALVPHKRGHALTEIASELNFQSPQYSEFYGWAQRRENGEVDARLAASLYLYEQMVNDPELSHRMIRFWSGDPLSNGELKKFLKGCAPDIPYSFEKITAQELSLQRFRFVSRLIVAAGYAGWVLLIDEAEIMARYSYKQRVKSYAELARWMGALENCQFPGLGSVVALTDDFQAVVLDEKGDREKVSVSLAQPEADSIMKMAKEAEAGIHVIDQDRMLLNLPYGKLVEDTYEKVRALHGSAYGWEPSAVTSVDQLSSTRMREYVRGWITEWDLKRLTPGANVHIEVTTVLQDYSEDVELDAVLEDDPAAGQEESEEDPLLAVAMQNQAVAHLNHE from the coding sequence ATGGAATTACATCCGCAAGATTGGTTAAGCACGGTTCGGCAGGAATACCTCAAACGATTCGTGAAGCGGGGTGGATCAGCCGTCAAATTCGTCATCGCTGAAAACACCCCTGCCAGTGAATTACTCCATCCGCAGTTGGATACCATGGCGCGGGAAGAAGGGTTCTGTTCCGTCCATGTCGAGTCGAGTGAGACCAAAGTCCATATGGCTGACCGTCTCTTCCATCAAGTCGCACGGCTCATCGATTGGGATTCACTCGCGTATCAATTCGTCGCACGACTTCTTCAGGAAAACGGATATCAGATGCCTGAGGACCGGTCACAATTCAACCTGGCCGACGTAGCGAAGCTGAATGATCGTGCGGAACCGTTGTTGCGGCGTGATCTCAATAGTTGGCTGGAACGGGCGATCTTTCAAGATCCGGCCTTGTGTCAGGAATTCAAGATGGCCATGATTCGCCTCTGTCTTGCGCAGCTCGATTCTGGAGAAGGCAGTCCATTCATGACTCAAGCCGTCAACGAGTGGTTGCGAGGGGAATTACGTCAACTGTCCGCTTTGAAAGAGGCCCTCATATTCCAAAAAATCGTACGGCACAATGCCAGGCACATGTTCGCGTCACTCTCGCACTGGGTGCGGCTGGCCGGAAAACATGGGCTGGTCTTAACGATCAACATAGACCGGTATGTCGTCGCCAAGCGTCCTCCACAGCCAGAGGGGTTCTATTATAGTCCGGCCGCCTCGATGGATGTGTACGAAGTGCTGCGTCAGTTCATCGACGGCACGGACGAAATCGAAGGACTGCTGTTGATCGTGATGGCTCCAGGTGAATTCCTGACCGATGCGCGTCGTGGATTGAGCCGGTATGAAGCGCTGAAGTTACGAATCTGGGATGAAGTCCGTGATCGGACGTATCAAAATCCGTTGGGGGCACTTATTCGTCTGGGAAACGCACCGATAGGAATTGTTCCACAAGGTGTGGCGGAAGAGACAGGTTCGGAATTCAACAGCGCTGAGGTGGCCGGGAACGTCTCTCATCAACGGGTCATCGAATCGCTTCGATCTGGCGTGCCCAACCGTGATGTGGTTCAAGCTCTGGGAAGCCATCAGCCGGAGATTGAAGGGAAGTTTCAAGGTCTTCTCCAGGAACTCGCCCCACGAGTGGAGACCAACACGATGGCGAAGGGGTTGCTGATTGCCGGTGGCTTCGGTTCCGGAAAATCTCACTTGTTAGAGTCTTTGCAGCACATGGCCCTTGAGCACAATGTCGTGTGCAGTCCCATCGTGATCAGCAAGGAAACGCCATTTCATAATGTCGCGACGCTCTTTCGGGCGGCGGTTGATTCCGCCCTCGTTCCGCACAAACGAGGTCACGCGTTGACTGAAATTGCCAGCGAACTGAATTTTCAAAGTCCGCAATATTCGGAATTTTATGGATGGGCCCAGCGCCGGGAAAATGGAGAAGTCGATGCCCGGCTTGCCGCGAGCCTGTACCTGTATGAACAGATGGTCAATGATCCGGAGCTGAGCCATCGTATGATCCGTTTTTGGTCTGGAGATCCGCTCAGCAACGGAGAATTAAAGAAATTCCTGAAAGGATGCGCACCGGATATTCCATACTCATTCGAAAAAATCACGGCACAAGAATTGTCCCTGCAGCGCTTCCGTTTTGTTTCGCGGTTGATCGTAGCGGCTGGCTACGCGGGTTGGGTCCTGCTGATCGACGAAGCGGAAATTATGGCCCGCTATTCATACAAGCAGCGAGTCAAGTCGTATGCGGAGTTAGCGCGTTGGATGGGTGCGCTCGAAAATTGCCAATTTCCAGGCTTGGGGTCTGTTGTCGCGTTAACAGATGACTTTCAGGCCGTGGTGTTGGACGAAAAGGGCGATCGTGAGAAGGTTTCTGTGAGTCTCGCACAGCCTGAAGCCGATTCCATCATGAAAATGGCTAAGGAAGCCGAAGCGGGCATTCATGTGATTGACCAGGATCGTATGCTGCTCAATTTACCGTATGGAAAACTCGTGGAGGACACGTATGAGAAAGTACGGGCGCTTCATGGTTCGGCGTATGGGTGGGAGCCGTCAGCCGTGACCTCGGTCGACCAATTATCCAGTACGCGCATGCGAGAATACGTCAGAGGGTGGATCACCGAATGGGATCTCAAACGATTGACACCCGGGGCGAATGTGCACATTGAGGTCACGACGGTCTTGCAGGATTACTCAGAAGATGTAGAACTCGATGCCGTACTGGAAGACGACCCGGCCGCCGGACAAGAAGAGTCAGAGGAAGATCCCCTCCTGGCAGTGGCGATGCAGAACCAAGCGGTCGCTCACTTGAATCATGAGTAG
- a CDS encoding ATP-binding protein translates to MAMSPHEWLTILQKEYLQQYVRDGGSVVKFAVGTEGTDLSQFSAQLRVMAQHEDYVVVNADARSTKVQLIDLLFQEIARQIDWDALAYRFLKRLLAQNHCQTPETPSDCHWTFLATLNGREEADLKRDLTGWLEQALFHDYHMSLEFRLAMMQLCLARLEPPGETSTLATSIKAWLCGELRYLSKLKEALIFQKVSRNNARFLFASLTHWIRVIGDRGLVVSLDISAFVQSRSVKKERAGLSYSPAAVLDAYEMLRQFIDGTDEIEGLLMVVIAPFEFLTNQRLGLNRYEALKLRILDDVRDKYRQNPLAPMIRLSNASSSSGEVGSYRRMSEGGNAQAQRVIESLRSGVPNAEVVKTLGCPQPIVQSKFQQLLHDAQGSVEKGWTTKGMLVEGGFGTGKSHLLESLQQMALEQNFVTSRVVISKETPLYNPALMFRAAIESAVIPQRRGEALMEVTRGLQFQSPRFAQFSEWVNRQGGEIDARFAATLLLYERMINDPELSHRILRFWAGDPLSDGEIKRYVKACDSGMTYRFDKLTSAEMALQRLKFVSRLMVAAGYSGWILLIDEAEIIGRYSFKQRAQSYAELARWMGRLEASSFADIGYKSGLASVLALTDDFQSAILDEKGDREMVPAKLRDTGSEADLVLSRQAEQGMQLIECERIPLVGPHDKRIEEIYQKIWSVHAQAYGWNPPQVPTIERLSSTRMREYVKGWITEWDLKRLAPGETVEIELTEVRQDYTEDADLEASPDEVAQPVLAESHS, encoded by the coding sequence CCGTTCGACGAAAGTGCAATTGATCGATTTGCTCTTTCAGGAGATCGCCCGGCAAATCGATTGGGACGCGTTGGCCTACCGGTTCCTGAAACGGTTGCTCGCGCAGAACCACTGTCAGACTCCAGAAACTCCCAGTGACTGTCATTGGACCTTTCTTGCGACCCTCAATGGTCGAGAAGAAGCCGATTTAAAACGTGATCTGACCGGATGGCTGGAACAGGCGTTGTTCCATGATTATCACATGAGTCTTGAATTTCGCCTCGCCATGATGCAGCTCTGTCTGGCACGGCTTGAGCCACCAGGGGAGACGTCCACACTCGCGACATCCATTAAAGCCTGGTTATGCGGGGAGCTGCGGTACCTGTCAAAGCTCAAAGAAGCCCTGATATTCCAAAAGGTTTCACGAAACAATGCCCGTTTCTTGTTCGCCTCTCTCACGCATTGGATTCGTGTAATCGGCGATCGAGGGCTTGTCGTTTCTCTCGATATTTCCGCATTCGTACAGTCTCGGTCGGTCAAGAAGGAGAGAGCGGGGTTGTCCTATAGTCCTGCGGCGGTCCTCGACGCCTATGAGATGTTGCGGCAATTTATCGATGGAACGGATGAAATTGAAGGCTTATTGATGGTGGTCATCGCGCCCTTTGAATTTTTAACGAACCAACGATTGGGTCTGAACCGGTATGAAGCATTAAAACTCCGCATACTGGACGATGTGCGAGATAAGTACCGGCAGAATCCTCTTGCTCCGATGATCAGACTTTCGAATGCGTCTTCATCGTCTGGTGAGGTGGGCTCGTATCGTCGCATGTCAGAAGGGGGCAATGCTCAGGCGCAACGAGTGATCGAATCATTGCGATCGGGAGTTCCAAATGCCGAAGTGGTCAAAACCCTGGGGTGTCCTCAACCCATAGTCCAATCAAAATTTCAACAGTTACTCCATGATGCTCAAGGGAGTGTGGAAAAGGGATGGACCACGAAGGGCATGCTCGTGGAGGGAGGATTTGGGACTGGGAAATCACATCTCTTGGAATCACTACAACAGATGGCCTTGGAGCAAAACTTCGTCACGAGCCGGGTCGTCATCAGCAAGGAAACTCCTCTGTATAATCCCGCCTTGATGTTTCGGGCTGCGATCGAGTCGGCGGTGATCCCTCAGAGACGTGGGGAAGCGCTCATGGAAGTGACGCGCGGCTTGCAATTTCAAAGTCCGCGATTTGCACAGTTTTCCGAATGGGTCAACCGACAGGGAGGCGAGATTGACGCTAGGTTTGCCGCAACGCTTCTTTTGTATGAACGCATGATCAATGATCCTGAACTGAGTCATCGCATACTTCGATTCTGGGCTGGCGACCCGCTCAGTGATGGGGAAATCAAGCGATACGTGAAAGCCTGCGACTCGGGCATGACGTACCGCTTTGACAAATTGACCTCGGCCGAAATGGCCCTGCAACGTTTGAAGTTCGTTTCCCGTCTGATGGTGGCTGCCGGCTATTCCGGCTGGATTTTGCTGATTGACGAAGCCGAAATCATCGGACGCTACTCCTTCAAGCAGCGCGCGCAATCGTATGCTGAATTAGCCCGATGGATGGGACGTTTAGAGGCGTCGAGCTTTGCTGATATCGGGTACAAATCAGGTTTGGCCTCTGTGTTGGCGCTGACTGACGATTTTCAAAGTGCGATCTTGGATGAAAAAGGTGATCGGGAAATGGTGCCGGCAAAGTTGCGGGACACGGGCTCAGAAGCTGATTTGGTGTTATCACGTCAAGCCGAACAGGGAATGCAGTTGATCGAATGTGAACGTATTCCTCTCGTGGGCCCCCACGATAAACGGATCGAGGAAATTTATCAGAAGATTTGGTCCGTCCATGCGCAGGCTTATGGATGGAATCCCCCTCAAGTCCCGACGATTGAACGATTATCGAGCACGAGAATGCGGGAATACGTCAAAGGGTGGATTACGGAATGGGATCTGAAGAGACTGGCCCCGGGGGAAACCGTCGAAATTGAATTGACGGAAGTGCGGCAGGATTACACCGAGGATGCGGATTTGGAAGCGAGTCCAGACGAAGTGGCCCAGCCGGTTCTGGCCGAATCGCATTCCTGA